A stretch of DNA from Methanobrevibacter gottschalkii DSM 11977:
ATCGGTCCAAATTGTTCATCACGGATCATACCAACAATAACTTCTTCACCAGAATCCATCATTTTTTGTACTTCTACGCCGTCAGGGATAATGTCTGGGTGTGCTGCTTTTGCATTTGCGATAATCTCATCATAAGTTGATTTGGCTTCTTCAGCACTGCTGATTCCTACTTTTACACCACCAATATCTGATTTATGTAATATTTTATCGGATGCAATTTTAAGTACAACTGGGAATTCCATTTCTTCTGCAAGGGAAGCCGCTTCTTCAGCATTTGTAGATAGTTTTATTGGTGCTGCTGAAATTCCATATGCTTCAGCAACTGCATATGCTTCACTACCAAGCAAAGTGTCTCTTCCATCTGCTTTAACTTTTTCAAAAATGGCTTTTACAGCATCTTTGTCAACATCATCTATGTTTTCAACAACATCATCATATGATTTATCTTCGAGTTTTGCATAATCTGTCATTGCTTTGAGTGCTGTTACTGCAGTTTCAGGGAATACATATGTTGGAACACCATTTTCTCTTAAAGCATCGTTTGCTTTTTCGAATGATGGACCGCCCATGTTCACTACAATAATTGGTTTATCAAATTCTTTTCTTTCTTCTAAGATTGCATTTGCAATTCCATCTGGGTCTGCAGATGCTGTAGGACAAACCATAACAATCAAACTGTCAACTTCATCCTGACTCAATACAATCTCCAAGGATTCTTTGTATCTGCTTACTGGCGCATCTCCTAATACATCAATAGGATTTTTAGCACTACCTTCTTCTGTAACACATTTTTTTAATCTTTCAGTTGTTTCTTCATCAAACTGAACGAGTTTTAGTCCTGCTTTTTCCATTGCATCTACAGTAACTACTCCTCCTCCACCAGCATTTGTAATGATAGCTACATGGTCTCCTCTTGGGAGTGGTGCTTTTGAGAATGCTAAACCTAAATCGAATAATTCCGCCATAGTGTCCACACGGATAATTCCGGATTGGCGGAATGCAGTATCAAATGCAAGGTCACTGCCTGCAAGTGCTCCTGTGTGGGAAGATGCAGCTGCTGCTCCTGCTGAACTTGAACCGGATTTAAGTATGATAATTGGTTTTTTACGTGCAGTTTCTCTCATTGTTCTAACGAAGTCTTCATTCTCAGAAATAGATTCTAAGTAACAAATGATAACTTTAGTTTCATCATCATCTGCTAAGTATTGTAATAGTTCAATTTCATTTACTCCAGCTTTGTTACCTAGACTGATAACTTTACTGAATCCAATTCCGGAGGTTACACTCCAGTCAATGATAGCTACCATCATAGCTCCACTTTGTGAGATGAATGCCATATTTCCAGTTGGTGGCATCATTTGTGAAAATGATCCGTTCATTGGAGTGTGGGAATCAGTAATTCCTAAACTGTTTGGTCCGATTATGTTTATTCCATATTCTTTGCCAATTGCTGTTAATTCTGCTTCTAATTTAGCACCTTCATCGCCTACTTCTTTAAAACCAGCAGTAATAACTACCATATGTTCCACACCAGCTTCACCACATTCTTTAACTACTGCATTTACAAATACTGATGGGATAGTAATTATTGCAAGGTCTACTTTTCCAGGAACGTCTTCTATATTCGCATATGCTTTTTTACCTAAAATCTCTCCACCTTTCGGGTTGATTGGATATATTTCACCTTTAAAGCCGTCATTAATAAGATTATCAACAATAATATATCCAACTTTGCCTGGAGTATTTGAAGCTCCAATAACTGCCACAGATTCAGGTTTAAACATTTTATTGAGATCTACCATAAGTTTTTCTCCTTATTGATTTTTATTTAATAATAATTTATAATGATAAATAATTAAAAATTATATTAAATTTATTATAGTTTTTGTCATATTAATATTTAAATATATGCTTAATTTTCATTTATTTTTGTATATAATGGTCTTAACAATTCTTTAACAAATTTTTACAATGTGTAAAAATCTTTAAATAACTCTTTGATTTTGTTTCATTTTTACTTATTAAACTTTATAATATAAGATTATCATAAATATATATGATTATTAAACAATTGATATTTTGAAATAGTTAATTATTTTAATAAATATCAAAATTAGGAGATATTATGAGCTTAATTATTGCTTACATAGGTAAAAAAGGATGTGTAATGGCTGCTGATAAAAGAAGAATAGGATATTTTGGTGATAAAAAGAATTTAGATTTATTAGAAGAAGAATTGTATGAAGGATCTATTGGAAATGATGAAGAATTTTTAGCTAGGGCATCAGAACTTGGAATTTCAATTAAAATTACTGATGATGCAAATAAGTTAAAAACAGTTGGAAATTGTATTCGTGGTGAAGTAAGTACAAAAGGAACACTGGAAACTAAAAGAAGAAGGATTTATGGTACAACTAATGGTTATCAAATCATTGAATTATTGGGTTCGGATACAAAATCACGTAATGCAGGTGAAAACGGAATTGTTATTTTTGGTAATAATTTCGCAAAACAACTTGCTCACAATTTAATTTCAAAAAAATTAAAAGGTTCTAAAAGTTTAAGGTATATGGGAGAAGTATTTGAAGACATTTTAAAAGAAGTTTCTTCTAAAACTCCCACTGTTGGAAAAAACATTGATGTTTTAATGCAACAACCGGATTTCAATAAAACAGAAGCACAAAAACATTTAAACTTGACAATTGATCACGATATTAAAGTATTGACTAAATTCAGACAAGAATTAACAGAACAGATTGTCCAACAGTCTATTGAAATTGAAATGGCAAATAAAATTATCAATAAAGGTAGTGTAGGTCATGTTGTAAATGTTGATGGAAACATGTTATTCATCCAATTAAATGATAAAACACAAGCAATGGATGGTAACTGGAAGCAATTAGCAGCACCGGGTCAGAATGTGTTAATGTTTAGTGAAAGCAGTAATGTGGAAATTGGGGATGAAGTTGTTATTGAAAATGAAGAGTTATGTCTAAAAAAAGATAAATCTTCTCTTAAATGTGATATAATTTTATGTTCTTTATAAGGCGATTCAAATGAAAATTACATTTTTAGGAAGTGGTGGGGGAAGATTCTCCTCTATTTCTCAGCGAAGAATGACTGGCGGTTTTAGAATTGATAATCTTGGCGGTAAGAATTATCATATAGATCCTGGTCCGGGGGCACTTGTCAGAACATATCAATTTGGGTTTGATCCTCGCAATCTAAGTGGAATTTTTGTTTCCCATGCACATACTGATCATTATAATGATGCTGAAATTTTAATTGAAGCAATGACCAAGGGTATGACTAAAAATAATGGGACTATTCTTGGAAGTGTTAGTGTTTTAGATGGTTATAAAAAATGGGGTCCATGTATTTCAAAATACCATCAGTCAAAATCAAGAACTGTCATATTGGAACCGGGTGAGACTAACGAATTTGATTCAATTAAAGTAAAAGGTACTAAAACTCAGCATGGTGATCCTGTAGGTTCCGGATTTCAAATAGATTATAATGGATTTAAAATATCTTATACTTCCGATACCGGCTATTTTGATGGATTAGCAAAAGATCACGAGGGTGCAGACATTTTAATAGCTAGTGTATTAAGGCCTGGAGAAAAATCAATACCTGGACATATGTGTTCACGTAATTTCATTGATTTAATCGAAGAAGTAAAACCGAAAGTTGCTGTAATGACTCATTTGGGTCTTAAAATGATATCCAATAATCCTGTTGTTGAGGCCAAAAAAATTTCCAAAAAAACGGGTGTTAAAACAATAGCTGCATTTGATGGGTTATCATTTAATATAAACTATAATAATCCAAGAAAATTTAGGTTAATTTCACTTAAAGATGTTGAATCTTCAATGCATAGCACTAGTCATTCATTATTTAATAGTGGTAGGAGAAACTCATATCAAACTTCTTTTAGAAATAAAGAGTTTGATGAGTTGTCCATAGTAAAAAGAAACTAAATACTTTTATCCAAATTAGTAGGATGGATGAATCCTGAGCGAATCATATGGTCTGCAAGAACAATCGCAGTACTTGATTCGGCCACTACTGTTACTCTAGGACAGATACATGGGTCATGACGTCCTTTAATTTCTATTTTTTCATTTTCCATTTTTTCTAAATTAATTGAATTTTGGCATTTGGAAATGGAGGGTGTAGGTTTAACTGCAATTCTTGAGGTGATTGGCATTCCATTACTCATTCCCCCAATAATTCCACCCGAATTGTTTGTCTTTGTTGTTATTTTATTATTTGTAATTTGATATTCGTCATTTATCTCAGATCCAGTATGAGTTGCTACATCAAATCCAAGGCCGATTTCAACTCCTTTCACTGATCCAATGTTCATCAATATTCTTGCAAGATCACCATCTAATCTTTCAAAGACAGGTTCTCCTAACCCCTGTGGAACTCCAATTGCTATTGTTTCTACAATCCCTCCAACAGAATCACCTTCTTGTTTTTTAGATAAAATAAATTCTTCCATTTCTTTGGAAGCTTTTAAATCTCCACACCTAATTGGATTTTTTTCAATATTTTTTTTGATTGTGCTGTAATCTTGAGGTTTTGCTTTAATATCTCCAATTTGGACGACATGGGATATAATTTCAATTTTTTGTGTTTTTAAGAGTTTTTTAGCTATTGCTCCACCAATAACATGTCCAATAGTAACTCTTCCACTACCTCTACCTCCTCCATTGTAATCATAGTTTCCGTATTTCACCATCCAACTGTAATCACCGTGTGATGGTCGTGGAGTATTTTTAAACATTGAATAATCTTTTGAATGTTGATTTTTATTAAAGATAATGCCTGTAATTGGTGTGCCATCTGTTTTTCCTTCAAATATTCCAGAAAGAATTTGAACTTCATCATTTTCTTTTCTAGGGGTGGTCACACTGCTTGTTCCGGGTTTCCGTTTATTGAGTTCTTTTTGTATGTCTTCTGTTGTTAATTTAAGATTTGCAGGACATCCGTCAACAATTGCTCCAACACCAAAGCCATGACTTGATCCGAAACTGGTTATTTTAAATTTTTCTCCGATTGAATTTGACATTTTTGGCCTCTTTTTAATAGCTATTCATATTATTTTTAAATTATCCTATATTAAGTTACACATCTAATTTAGATAGTAACTGTTTTCATTTTTATCAGATTAACTTAGTTTGGATAGTTTTCTTAATCTAATTAATATTAAGATTCCGGTAAAAATTTTAATTTTATGATTGTGTCACCCATCCCTTTATGAAATTTAATAAATATGCGGCAAGTAATATATTACATTTTTAATTAGTAATACTTTCATTTTTATTAAAAAATAGCTGATTTTAGTCAGTTTAAGATAAAAACAATACTTTTTGTTTGATTTAATATAGTACTACTTTTATAAAATTGTTGAACATAGCATTAGAAAAATATGATTATTTTTGTAATTTTTCACAATATTGTTTTTTGTATTACATTTTTTAAAAAAATTATGAAAAAAGTAATAAGATAGTTTTATATTATTATTACTATTAAAAAGAAACATGACTTGTTTAATTAACTTGTCTATTTTTTATAATTTATTATTGGAGGAACAAACAAATGAAACGGCATGGACTTTTTATTTTAATATTGTTAATTGTAGTATTGGCTATAATGAATAGTGCATCTGCTGAAAATTCGTCAGCTGATTTGATTTCAGATACTCAATATGAGAATAGTGTTGATATTGATGTTGCTGATGATAATTTAAAGTCTTATCAAAGTGTATCTTCTGATTTGGAAGATAATAATGAGGTATATAATCTTAAATTAAATGATAATTCTCAAGTGGATAATACATTTTTAAAAGATAATGCTTCTGTATCTGATTCAAAGATATATAAATTAGGTTATGATGTTACACATGTTGCAGATAAATTGCTTAATTTCTCATCTGCTGATGACATATTGGTAATTACAACTGCAGGTATGGCTTGGATTGATAATAAAACTACTGAAAGTGCATTAGGCGGGATAGTCGATGCTTCAAATAATTATGTAAGTTATGGAAAAGGCAATATATTGACATTATCTTCCACAAGGAACGATCCTACTAATATTGCATTTTTTATTAAAAAAGACAATTCATTAACCATGGCATTTTATAAAAATGGATCTTTAACTCCAATTTTCCATGGAAATGCAGGTCCAACATTAAGTGCTGGTGAATGGAAAAAACTACAAAAAGCATTAGGTGATGAAGATGCCTATTCATACATTAGTATAGCTAATGCATGGTCAGCCGGAATGCCTAATGATGTGTTAACTCAAGCTACTTATCATGGACATGTTTGCACTGGTCTTATAAGTGGTCAGGCTATGATTCAAACATTATTAACTTATTATCCACCAAAAGATGAATTTGGATTGCCCTTAGAGCATACAGCATATTATGTACTTGGAGTTCCGGGCGGATCTGAGGATGATGCATTTACATGGTCATTAGACATTACTCCAGGAAAAAGGGCGTACATAGGTATTGATACCATGGTAAATAAAGCCATGACTGGATTTATCCGATGGAATACAACTTCAAATACTGGAATTATTATTATAATGAGTTATAATGAAACTGCAATAAAAGAAAGCTTTAAAAAAGTTTCTGGTTTAAATCCTGATGCAAGTGCAACTAATGACTTGAAATACCAAAATTGGCTTATTAGTACCTTACATACAAACCCAACATCACTTGTCACAATACTTTATGAATTTAAAGGATTAACTAAAGATAATCTTGAATATTTGATGGGATTGGAAATTGGTAAGGGTAATGTGGTTAAAAGTGCTCATGGTTTGGATATGAATTATATTCTTGGATTAAACTTAACTAAAGCAAATCGTGAAGCTAATGTTAATATTGCTGAAATAAAATTAAGCGATGCTAAATTAAAACAGATAGGTATTGATGCTTGTAACAATGCAATTGAATATTTTAGTTCACAAGGAATTACCATTAGCAAAGATTTAAATAATTTATATGTTTTAACTTCTGCGGGATATGTTAGAATTAATGGTACTCCTACTTCAATGGTATTTGATGGTATTTACGAAGTATTAGGTTCAGCACTATACAAAAAAACATTATTCCCAGTTCATACGCCTATATGGAAAGATTTAGTGTTTGATTTTTATTGGGTAGATCCAAATAATGTTACAAATGATTCTTCATTTAGTTTGAAGTATGATGTTGCTAAAGATGAATTAATTGTTATAGGCAACACCACTAGAAATGCAAATTACATTCTTCAAAATGCTATAAAATATGACCCTCCATATGATGTATTAATTGGATGGTTATTCCACAATCACGTATGTGGTGGAAGTGCACCAGGTTATTTAATTGCTGATTATATATATGAAAACTTCCCCACTAATGAAAATGAATCATATATCTACTTAACAACTAATGCGAATTGTAAGGATGATGTGATTTCAAGAGTTTTAGGTGTATCACCAGGTATGGGGACATATTATAATTTAAGATATGATAATAATAAAACAAACTCAACAAATGTAGGTATTGCAATTAAATGGAATAGCAAAACCAAAACTGGAGAATTAATTATTATTAATCTTGATAATTGGGGTTCAGGAGCAATATTCAAAAAAGGATCCAATATGTATGAGGAATATATTAAACTATATAAAAAAGATTATTCCTCTCCAAATTTAATTTCAAGACCGCAAATTTCAATAACAGCAAGAAAAGAAATTAATGAAGAAATGCTGAACAAAATTATTGGAGGAGCAACGGATACTAAAGAAGGAAATTCTATTGCATATATTATGAATCTTCCAGACAAACTTCCAATTAATAATGGAGAAAACAACAACAAAAAAGACAATAAAAAAACAAAAATAACTGGAAACAAAAAGAAAACGGATGGAAAGCATATAAATAATAGCAGTTCATCTTCAAATTCTATTGATTCTAATAGTCCTACAACTGGAACTTATGGAAAATCCAATGCAGGTTTATCCGTCGGAATTTCAAAAAATATTATAAATGCAAATAGTAATTCTGAAAGTTCAGATGAAAGTTCTGGTGATGGAAAAACTTATGAAATAAGTAAAAAAAGTCCTAATAAAAAAATTAATTCAAACAATGCCATTTTTGCAATTTTAGCAGTTCTTGTTTTAGGCGGTATTGTTGGATATGGTTACATTAGAAAAAATAGAGGTAAATAAATGCATAGTATTTTCACATTTTGTGAAAATACAATTTTTTTTATTAAAGGAGACATGGTATTATTAATAAACAATTAAAACAGATTTTGATTATAGTAATAGTGATTTCAACGGTTTTATCGGTATCTTATGCTCATCCGGGACATGGTCACTATGTAGATGAGATTACATCTGAAGATGTTGGCCATAGTAACCACCCTTCAAGTGATTCACATGATAGTTCCGGTAAAGAATTATCATCAAAAAGTTCATCAAATAGCAGAATTGCTTCTTCTCATAGTAATTCGAAATCAAATAAGGTTTCAAGTTCGGATACCTCCAATTCAGATTTATCAAATAAACACACTTCATCACAAAGCATTAAAAGTTCAAAAGGTGATGTGGAACCTATAAATTCTCAAAATGAGGAAATGCCAAATAATACTCAAGTTAAAAATACAAGCAATATTACTAATCATACAATAACTGAAGAAGCGGAAAATACAAACTTGCTGACTCAGTCAAACATATTATTATTCATTTTAGTGGCTATTGTTGGGTTTTGTATAGTTGTTCTATTTGATAAATTTAAAAATCGATGATTAGAGTCACAATTTTATGTAAAGTTTTTAGATATCTGAATATTTTTAGTTTTTCGGATAATTGTTGTATGGCTGTATTTGGGTGGAATTTTTGTGATATGGAGGCATATCCTAAAAATACACTTTAATTCACTGTTTTTGTCAACTGATTTTTGCCCACATTTCTGTATTTTTTCATGTTGTGTCATTGTTTGGGTAATGAAAAAATCCTAAAACGAAAAAAGAGATATAAAGAAATACTGTCAAAAAAATGCAAATTGAACATCCAAGACAGCTTTCAAATAAATCAAAAAAATCTTAGCTTGTCAGCATTGGATTTTTTCCATAAATTTAATTAACTATCCAAATCAAATTTTAATTATTATTAAAAATAGTTTAAATATTTACGTGATTATTATGGAATTTCCAACTACAAGATTGAGAAGACTTAGAAAAAATGCTAAAATTAGAGATATTGTTCGTGAAACTAAACTTCTAAAAGAAGATTTAATTTATCCAATTTATTTTAAAGAAGACCTTCAGGGATTGGAAAAAGAAGAAATTTCATCACTTCCTGGTGAATTCAGATACTCTTTAGATAGTGGTGTTGAATTTGCAAAAGAACTTGAGTCAAAAGGATTAAAATCAATTATTGTATTTGGAATACCGAAAGAAGAAACTAAAGATGAAATTGCTTCTCCAGATTATTCAGCAACAGGTATTGTTCAAAAAGCGATTAGAAGACTTAAAAACGAAACAAATCTTGTTATAATTAGTGATGTGTGTTTATGCCAATATACATCTCATGGTCATTGTGGATTGATTAAAGAAAATGAGGACACTGATGATGGAATTGAAATTTTAAACGATGAATCATTACCTTACATTGCAAAAGTGGCATTGTCTCATGCTGAGGCAGGTGCAGATATTGTTGCACCATCTGACATGATGGATGGGAGAATAAAATCTATTCGTGAAACTTTAGATGAAAATGGATATTATAATGTAATGATAATGGCTTATTCTGCAAAATATGCATCAGCTTTTTATGAACCATTTAGAGTTGCAGCTTGCTCATCCCCACATTTGGGAGATAGGAAATCTTATCAAATGGATCCGGGCAATGCAGTTGAAGCAATTCGTGAATGTGAGCTTGATGTAGTTGAAGGTTGTGACTTTTTAATGGTAAAACCGGCACTCCCATACTTGGATGTAGTTCGGATGGTTCGTGATGAGTTCATGTTACCTTTAGTTGCATATAATGTAAGCGGAGAATATGCAATGATTATGGCAGCTATTGAGAAAGGATTTTTAACAGAAAGAGCGATTACCGAATCGTTGCTCTCAATTAAAAGAGCTGGTGCAGATTTGATAATCACTAACTTCGCACCTTATTTGCTTTTAAATGATGTGATAGAATGAATGCATCTGAAATCGCAAAAATTGCTCAGATTGCATCAGCACTTGAAGTAAGCGGATATCCAAAACCTGGAAATGTTCACAGAATTCGTGATTATGATGATATGGAGTTTGAGGACTTTGTAATCAGTGGAATTGTAATTGGAGACACTATTCGTGAAGCATGTGATGATGTTGATGTTAAAAATCCTAAGTTGGGTAAATACATCTTACAAGCAGTATCTGAAACTGATAAATGGATTAAAAATAACACAAATCTTGGTATTGTCATGATGATTATTCCAATTGCAGTTGCGGCAGCTATTAGTAATTCATTTGATGAAATTCGTGATAATATAAAAGTATTAATGAAAAATACTTCAGTTGATGATGCATGTGATCTTTATGATGCAATTAATATTGCAGATGCAGGGGGGATGGGTGACCAAGATGAATATGATGTGGCTAGTGATAATGCTAAAAAGGGACTTAAAGAAAATAAACAGACAATGTATGATGTTTTAAAAATCTCAGCTCCCTGGGACATGTTAGCTCGTGAAATGACATCGGATATGCCCGCTGTTTTTGAAATTGGTTATCCTACTTATCATGAATTGTCTAAAAAGAAATCTAAAAATGAAACTTGCATTTTAACATTCTTAACATTGCTCTCTCAAGTTCCTGATACTTTAATCTCAAGAAAATATGGTTCTGATGAAGCTTTAAAGATTTCTATGATGACTAGGGATTTGCTTAATCTTAAAAATGAATCTGATTTTAAAGATAAGCTTAAAGAATTCGATGATTTCTTATTTAAAAATAAATATAATCCGGGAACAACTGCCGATTTAACTGCAGCCTCTATTTTTGTAAGCTATTTGAAAGATAATTTTATGATTTAGGGAATTTATTCCCTTTATATAATTTGGGGTTAAATGTTCAATTATATAATATTTAAATAGATATAGTTTAATCATTTTTCAATAACTATTTAAAGACCTAATTTAAAATAATATAAATAACTTATTGGTGAAAATAGTAATACATAATATAAATGGGGATTTAATATGGAAATTGAATATAATAAACATGCAACATATCCTCCTTTAATTGAGGATTTAGTAAATGAATTGTTAAAAGATGATTTTGTGCATTTTAAAATTTTATGTGCAAATGAAGTGCATCATTTTAATAAATCTGATAATTCTATCATTAAATTTGAAACTACATATGTAAAAGAAACTTGTGAAAACGGTGATATGTTATATATTGCATATCCTGATATTTTCAGAGTTAAACTGTACAGGGATGCAACTCAATACATTAAAGATAAAGAAAAAATTGATGCATTTAATGATGTCGACTGGACTGGAAATAGAATTATATTCTAGTTTTACTTTTTTTTAATTTTTTAATTTATTTTTTTATTGATCTGTTTTTTACATTTTACCATATCTTTATAAATAATTTTAAACAGATATTATTATATTATTAATTTATATTTTATGGTGTTTAAATGAGTGAGGATATTAAAAAAACCATTAATGAATTACATATTTACGAAAAAAAACTTTTAAAAGAATTGGAAGCAAGTGCAAATGCAAATCCCGAAAAAATAGCTGAAAAAACTGGCATGGATATTAAAGCAGTTATGAGTGCAGCCGGATCTCTTGCTTCAAAAGATATTATTGAAGTAGATAAAGAAGTTGAAGAGGTAATTTCTTTATCTGATGTGGGTTTGGAATTTGTTCAGGATAAACTTCCAGAACGTAAAATTCTTGATGTTTTAATTGAAAAAAAAGAAATACATATGAAAGATTTGACTGATATTTCTGGCCTTGATAAAAAAGAATCTAATATTGCTATTGGTTGGTTACGCCGTAAAAACTGGGCTCAAATTGATAAAGGTGTTGTTAAATTAACTGATGATGGTATTGCATTTAAAGATAAACTAGGTGATGATGAAGAATTACTGAATATTTTATCTGAGACTAAAAACATTATAAAAGAAAATTTGTCCGGCGATTTAATTGACGGATTTAATAAATTAAATGAAAGAAAAAATATCTTAAACATTAAAAAAAATACCTCACATTCTTTTAAACTTTTAGATAAAGGTGAAGCAATACTCAAACAGGGATTCACTATTCAAAAACAAGCTACCCAATTAACACACCAACAATTAAAAGATGGGGAATGGAAAAACTTACAGTATCGTCCTTATGATATTAATGCTGAAGCACCTATTGTTTTTGCTGGTAAAAAACATCCTTTAAGGGTTATTATTGATGAAATCAGAGAAATCTTCTTAAACATGGGATTTTCTGAAGATAATGGACAATATGTAGAATCAGCTTTTTGGAACTTTGATTCTCTTTTCCAACCACAAGATCATGCGGCTCGTGAAATGCAGGATACATTTTACTTAAAAAACCCTTTAACTTGTGATTTGCCAGATATGGATTTGGTAAAACGCACTGCTGAAACTCATGAAACTGGTGCCGGCACAGGTTCTGTTGGCTGG
This window harbors:
- the acs gene encoding acetate--CoA ligase alpha subunit codes for the protein MVDLNKMFKPESVAVIGASNTPGKVGYIIVDNLINDGFKGEIYPINPKGGEILGKKAYANIEDVPGKVDLAIITIPSVFVNAVVKECGEAGVEHMVVITAGFKEVGDEGAKLEAELTAIGKEYGINIIGPNSLGITDSHTPMNGSFSQMMPPTGNMAFISQSGAMMVAIIDWSVTSGIGFSKVISLGNKAGVNEIELLQYLADDDETKVIICYLESISENEDFVRTMRETARKKPIIILKSGSSSAGAAAASSHTGALAGSDLAFDTAFRQSGIIRVDTMAELFDLGLAFSKAPLPRGDHVAIITNAGGGGVVTVDAMEKAGLKLVQFDEETTERLKKCVTEEGSAKNPIDVLGDAPVSRYKESLEIVLSQDEVDSLIVMVCPTASADPDGIANAILEERKEFDKPIIVVNMGGPSFEKANDALRENGVPTYVFPETAVTALKAMTDYAKLEDKSYDDVVENIDDVDKDAVKAIFEKVKADGRDTLLGSEAYAVAEAYGISAAPIKLSTNAEEAASLAEEMEFPVVLKIASDKILHKSDIGGVKVGISSAEEAKSTYDEIIANAKAAHPDIIPDGVEVQKMMDSGEEVIVGMIRDEQFGPMIAFGMGGIYVNLIEDVSFNLAKGMSSQEIDEQINTTKVSQLLAGYRGEAACDVEEVKEAIKRVARLTLDFPEISELDINPIFVYEEGSSALDIKIKL
- a CDS encoding MJ0548 connectase family domain-containing protein, giving the protein MSLIIAYIGKKGCVMAADKRRIGYFGDKKNLDLLEEELYEGSIGNDEEFLARASELGISIKITDDANKLKTVGNCIRGEVSTKGTLETKRRRIYGTTNGYQIIELLGSDTKSRNAGENGIVIFGNNFAKQLAHNLISKKLKGSKSLRYMGEVFEDILKEVSSKTPTVGKNIDVLMQQPDFNKTEAQKHLNLTIDHDIKVLTKFRQELTEQIVQQSIEIEMANKIINKGSVGHVVNVDGNMLFIQLNDKTQAMDGNWKQLAAPGQNVLMFSESSNVEIGDEVVIENEELCLKKDKSSLKCDIILCSL
- a CDS encoding MBL fold metallo-hydrolase, which produces MKITFLGSGGGRFSSISQRRMTGGFRIDNLGGKNYHIDPGPGALVRTYQFGFDPRNLSGIFVSHAHTDHYNDAEILIEAMTKGMTKNNGTILGSVSVLDGYKKWGPCISKYHQSKSRTVILEPGETNEFDSIKVKGTKTQHGDPVGSGFQIDYNGFKISYTSDTGYFDGLAKDHEGADILIASVLRPGEKSIPGHMCSRNFIDLIEEVKPKVAVMTHLGLKMISNNPVVEAKKISKKTGVKTIAAFDGLSFNINYNNPRKFRLISLKDVESSMHSTSHSLFNSGRRNSYQTSFRNKEFDELSIVKRN
- the aroC gene encoding chorismate synthase, with product MSNSIGEKFKITSFGSSHGFGVGAIVDGCPANLKLTTEDIQKELNKRKPGTSSVTTPRKENDEVQILSGIFEGKTDGTPITGIIFNKNQHSKDYSMFKNTPRPSHGDYSWMVKYGNYDYNGGGRGSGRVTIGHVIGGAIAKKLLKTQKIEIISHVVQIGDIKAKPQDYSTIKKNIEKNPIRCGDLKASKEMEEFILSKKQEGDSVGGIVETIAIGVPQGLGEPVFERLDGDLARILMNIGSVKGVEIGLGFDVATHTGSEINDEYQITNNKITTKTNNSGGIIGGMSNGMPITSRIAVKPTPSISKCQNSINLEKMENEKIEIKGRHDPCICPRVTVVAESSTAIVLADHMIRSGFIHPTNLDKSI
- a CDS encoding FmdE family protein yields the protein MKRHGLFILILLIVVLAIMNSASAENSSADLISDTQYENSVDIDVADDNLKSYQSVSSDLEDNNEVYNLKLNDNSQVDNTFLKDNASVSDSKIYKLGYDVTHVADKLLNFSSADDILVITTAGMAWIDNKTTESALGGIVDASNNYVSYGKGNILTLSSTRNDPTNIAFFIKKDNSLTMAFYKNGSLTPIFHGNAGPTLSAGEWKKLQKALGDEDAYSYISIANAWSAGMPNDVLTQATYHGHVCTGLISGQAMIQTLLTYYPPKDEFGLPLEHTAYYVLGVPGGSEDDAFTWSLDITPGKRAYIGIDTMVNKAMTGFIRWNTTSNTGIIIIMSYNETAIKESFKKVSGLNPDASATNDLKYQNWLISTLHTNPTSLVTILYEFKGLTKDNLEYLMGLEIGKGNVVKSAHGLDMNYILGLNLTKANREANVNIAEIKLSDAKLKQIGIDACNNAIEYFSSQGITISKDLNNLYVLTSAGYVRINGTPTSMVFDGIYEVLGSALYKKTLFPVHTPIWKDLVFDFYWVDPNNVTNDSSFSLKYDVAKDELIVIGNTTRNANYILQNAIKYDPPYDVLIGWLFHNHVCGGSAPGYLIADYIYENFPTNENESYIYLTTNANCKDDVISRVLGVSPGMGTYYNLRYDNNKTNSTNVGIAIKWNSKTKTGELIIINLDNWGSGAIFKKGSNMYEEYIKLYKKDYSSPNLISRPQISITARKEINEEMLNKIIGGATDTKEGNSIAYIMNLPDKLPINNGENNNKKDNKKTKITGNKKKTDGKHINNSSSSSNSIDSNSPTTGTYGKSNAGLSVGISKNIINANSNSESSDESSGDGKTYEISKKSPNKKINSNNAIFAILAVLVLGGIVGYGYIRKNRGK
- the hemB gene encoding porphobilinogen synthase; this translates as MEFPTTRLRRLRKNAKIRDIVRETKLLKEDLIYPIYFKEDLQGLEKEEISSLPGEFRYSLDSGVEFAKELESKGLKSIIVFGIPKEETKDEIASPDYSATGIVQKAIRRLKNETNLVIISDVCLCQYTSHGHCGLIKENEDTDDGIEILNDESLPYIAKVALSHAEAGADIVAPSDMMDGRIKSIRETLDENGYYNVMIMAYSAKYASAFYEPFRVAACSSPHLGDRKSYQMDPGNAVEAIRECELDVVEGCDFLMVKPALPYLDVVRMVRDEFMLPLVAYNVSGEYAMIMAAIEKGFLTERAITESLLSIKRAGADLIITNFAPYLLLNDVIE